The nucleotide window aaggtggCAAGAcaggaacaagttgcccagagaagttgtggatacccctccctggaagtgttcaaggtcaggttggatgaggctttgagcaacctagtCTAACGAAACATGTCACTGTCCATGGTAGGGTGGCTGGACTAGGTAttctctaaaggtcccttccaacccaaatgtACTCCACTGTTTACTGGGGACACTGGGTTCTGAATTAATGGGTTGGACAAAAGTTTCTCTGTTGTGCACCTACTGTTTCCCATACAGTGGAGGCACCTTGCCAATGGGAAAGGACTAACACTGATCCAGAGAAAATCTTCCAAACCACATacattagaatcacagaatcatttaggttggaaaagacacttaagatcaagtccaactgtaaacctaacaccaccatgtccaccactaaaccatgtccctaagcaccacacctacacgtcttttaaatagCTCCAGGGACGGTgcctcaaccacttccctgggaagcttgtttcaatgcttgacaatcctttcagtgaagaaatttttcttaacatccaacctaaacctcccccagcgcaacttgaggccatttcttctcttcctgtcacttgttactagggaaaaagagaccgacacccacctcgctacaacctcctttcaggcagttgtagagagtgataaggcctcccctcagcctccttttctccacgttccctcagccactcctcacagaaCTTGTTctctagactcttcaccagcttcactgctcttctttggacacactccagcccctAAATGACTTTCTcgtaatgaggggcccaaaactgaacacagtattcaggGTGCGGCCTTCACCAATGCCAAGTAGAGAGGAACAATctcttccctagtcctgctgggCACACTCTTTCTGATACAAATACATATAATGTATTTGCCAGAGCCTCACTACCAACAGTTTTGATCTATTTTTCTAACAACATGTAGATGTCACATGTCCTAATTCCTTGGTCactagggagaaaaaaggaagtatCAGGACACAATACATGCTTGCATCTTCAAGGCTTCAAATCCTCTAAATAGGAAGCAAATATGAATCACAGGTCTTGTCCAAGATGCAAGATAGAATGTCTTTAGGTAAATGAGTAGTTCTGAGATTTGCAAAACTGCTCTGTAAATGGATGTATTAAGTCCTTATGCAAAGCTTTGGCATTGAAATGTTAACTGGCAAATCCCTAAAGAAACTTGTGGTATCTGAAAAAAAGTTTGCCATCCAACTTCTTATGTCCTATTTTGGAACTATAAGCACTGTTTTTCAATCCAAGATCTTCAAATTATATAAATCAATGCATTTTTATCATCAGTAGGCTTAAACTAACTGAGCAGGAGTCTCCACGTCCATTGGAAGTATTTTAGAAACCTGGAAATCAGAACAGATGGAACACCACTGATCCAGAGAAGATTAATCTATCCTTAGCAATCTTAGACTCGAATTGTGTAGAATATATCAAACATATTTAAGATCAAATGCTTCCTGTCATATTATCAAAGTTTCTAACAGACAGGGTTAACTTTTACTGACAGATTTTCTAGAAGAAAAGGAACAACTTCtagggaaaagaacaaaattgAAACTTGTATCTTGAAAACCTTTCCTTTACATCTTTCCAAGTACAAAACCCTTTAACCTGTAAAAGATTCGCACCTACCATGTTTCAGGCTTTTTCTTGTGTAAAAGCCATTTCCACTATAGCTGTCTTCCCTCTTTCCTCATTGTTTCTTCTTCTCATGTTCTTTGCCATTTTTCTAATTCCTCTCATCtggtatttttctccttctcttaccTGTTTCAGCCCTTCCTGCTTCCTTCTGAACCTACCACTCTGTTTTTCAAATACAAAGACCACAGCCATAAAAAAATTCTATATATGTACACCCTGAAATACATCTCTCGTATCTACTTGCaaacttattttttcctcccttctgaGTGAGTCTTTTTCATCAAGTCCCTCAAAGGACTCCCAGCCACTACTCCTGTCTCTCTGAACACAATCTATTTCAATACTGCTACGGTCCCAGCCTTCCTACCAGCAGAACTCTGGTGTGTCTCTGTTaatcacaacaaaaataaaagttcagTAGTTAAAGGGAAAGCACATGCTTTCTCAAGATGCACTTTCCCCCAGACAAACAAAAGGCACTACTTCAAGGTAACAAATGCTTTAAGTACTCATACACAACTACTTGACCATCTGTGATAACACAATAATCATATCCCATGTCTAAGAGATCAACTAGCAGTAGTGGGAATGTTGCTTTTAAAAGATTAAGAACTGAATTTCTAAATTATTCAGTGAGGCATTCAACTATAAAAACTTCCCAGCTTTCAACTTCAGAAGTCAAATTTTGAAATCAGTTTCAAGattaaacacaaaaaacccacaacctaaCATTCAACTTAAAGCTTAGTTTCATACTGTCATTTCCATAATAGAATATGAAAGGTATTAATACTTGTGCAAATTACATTTGGTAATACAGGACCAAATCGAAGAACTgtactatttaaatatttgttgaaaaacaggttaaaaataatCCATGTGTTTTAATCAACATATGAGCAAGttaagaaataaagcattaaGAAGGGTTTACTGCACCTAGATTGTAACTGgtttaaattttccatttaaaatgacCCTAACTAGTCTGAAGTTAAACCTGTAGTAAATAGTAATTTGgctttttcccccacttctaGCCTAACAGCGCAGCAGAGTACCAGTATATGTTAGAACTTGAAAGGTTTTAAATTGCTTATGTGAAAGCTTAAATTCTGTAGAATAGCAATTCCAGAAGACCATTCATGGCTGCTCCATTTGACTTTCAAAAATACCGGTTTACTTGCTAAATCAGGAGACAGTATACTGCTATTTACACACAGATACAGAACAAAACCAGTCAATTCAAACTAATTAATATTGCATGATATAAATACATATTATCACGGGCAACTAAACAGCAATGATAAAGTGTGTATAACTTACTGCATGAATATGTGAGTCCACAAGTAACGTGGACTCCATTTTATTAAGCATTGTAAACACCAAGAATTGCTCAGTATGCAATGAATTACTACAGCTGGCTACTTATGATCAGACTTCCAAATTCATTTTTTTCGCATGTCAAATTACATTCAGATGGCAAGACATATCAGTAAAATAATACTTAAATAACTGATGCATTACACCAATTGTAGAACTCCACAAAAAGGTACAAAAGTTACACAGATACACTAACCTTTATTTGTGCCAATTAAAGGGGTACACTTAAGTCATAAAGAAAGCTCTGCTTCATATACAAATACTTGTGTCTCAAAACATCTGAAGGTATCACTAACTGCTGAACTGGGATAGTTTACCTACCTAACACATTATGTCACTGGCATTGAGCATATTTTATTCCGGAGTCACAGATAAGGTTGTGATGGGGATGAAGGGAACCAAGATCATCCATATGAATTAAGCTAAAAACTAAGCAGTGCCActgccaaaaatattttcattaaacttAATATTATTTATCTTCAGTTTTTAAGGAAATGTTCAGAATTGCAACTTACCAGGATTATGATGAGTCACAGATTCTCCATTTTGAAATACATCTCCAGCCACGTTCATTCTACCAGGATTGAAAGGTCCTACACCAGTCTTGGTCTGTGAAGTCAAAGATGGGGTGTATGTTTGCATATTAACACCAAAATTACTTGACTGCAGTCCGTTAGATACATCTCCCAAGTTGGCATTCTGCAGTGATGTCACATGTGTAATCATTAAGTTCATGTCACGCCCTTCAGCGTTTTCTAAATGACCATCACTCACAGAGCTCATAGCACCTGTTTCTAATGTAGTAACATTAGCAATCTGAATTTCAGAGTCTGGTTCTGTGGTTATACCACTATTACCTATTCCTGAATTTACCTTACTTCTTGAAAAACCGGAAGCTGAGAATTCCGTATCGTTGGTTCTATTTTTACACTCTGGAAGTCTTCGTTCATTAAAACTGGAAGCATTCTTCTCTTGTCCTTGACTTGTTTCAATGTCTTCTTCATCATCAATAATAATAGTTTCACTTATACTCCCCTTTTGAGAATTTAAGTCTTTTGGAGGACGAAGCATTTTGCAATCATTCCCTTGAAGTTCTTCATTTTTTGATGATGTAAATGCAGTGTTCCTTTGATCTGCTATCAGAGACGTAGAATTTTGTGGAGGTTGTATGGGTTCAACAAAAACTACATCATCGTCATCTTCTATCGGTGAGTCTTGGAATTTATTAGGTCTAGAAACTAAAGAACTTGGTGGACCTCCAAATGTATTTCCTACATTTGCAAGACCTGCTGCCATGGTTGTATTCCCTAGCAGGCCAGGAGTATGTTCAGACAGTTCTAATCCTCCCAGAGGACTCGTGTCCATTTCTGATCTGCTgtttgaagaaaaacataaagcaagaaaaaaaaccacacccaacTTCAGAGTAAGGTATCACTTTCCAACAACAGTTCTTAAAAATAACTACAGAATTAATAgtttcagattttactttttcttcctaagatcacaaagaaaaaacaaagtttctCTATGCT belongs to Strix uralensis isolate ZFMK-TIS-50842 chromosome 2, bStrUra1, whole genome shotgun sequence and includes:
- the ZMYM2 gene encoding zinc finger MYM-type protein 2 isoform X8, with amino-acid sequence MIQEEQVPHRKEIKRSWSHLLSRSEMDTSPLGGLELSEHTPGLLGNTTMAAGLANVGNTFGGPPSSLVSRPNKFQDSPIEDDDDVVFVEPIQPPQNSTSLIADQRNTAFTSSKNEELQGNDCKMLRPPKDLNSQKGSISETIIIDDEEDIETSQGQEKNASSFNERRLPECKNRTNDTEFSASGFSRSKTKTGVGPFNPGRMNVAGDVFQNGESVTHHNPGSLISTEEDLELS
- the ZMYM2 gene encoding zinc finger MYM-type protein 2 isoform X9 gives rise to the protein MIQEEQVPHRKEIKRSWSHLLSRSEMDTSPLGGLELSEHTPGLLGNTTMAAGLANVGNTFGGPPSSLVSRPNKFQDSPIEDDDDVVFVEPIQPPQNSTSLIADQRNTAFTSSKNEELQGNDCKMLRPPKDLNSQKGSISETIIIDDEEDIETSQGQEKNASSFNERRLPECKNRTNDTEFSASGFSRSKTKTGVGPFNPGRMNVAGDVFQNGESVTHHNPGIYYSVSNSEVLF